The Setaria italica strain Yugu1 chromosome VIII, Setaria_italica_v2.0, whole genome shotgun sequence genome includes the window ACAAGGAAAATGGCAAGCAAAGCAGGTGGTGATGGCAAAGAAGCCATAAATGAGCAAGTAATCGCCAACACTTATGCCAACATGCGCACCGAAATGAACCAACTCTACACCAAGATCACGGAGCTGGAGATGGAGGTCAGCGAGCACTCCCTTGTGATCGGCGCGATCGAGCCGCTGGACCCCTTGAGGCGCTGCTACAGGATGATTGGCGGCGTCCTGGTGGAGAGGACCATCAAGGAGGTCCTGCCCGCGGTGAATCGCAACAAGGAGGGCCTCGAGGAGGTGATCGCTCGCATGCACGAGGCActtgagaggaagaagaaggagatcacCGAGTTCGAGCTCAAGTACAAGATCAGGATCCGGAAGGCTGACAACGACGCTGAGGAAGGCGGGAAGAAAGAAGGCACTGCGCAGGGAGTTCTTGTTGGTCCTGCTGGGCAGTAAAGCTGAGTTAGAGAGACCTGCATGATTCAAGTTACTATATGGTGCCCAGACCGAGTTCGAGCTTAAGTACAAGATCAGGATTTAGAAGGCTGATAATGACGCCAAGGAAGGCACTGCGCAGGGCTTGTTGTCCTCCTGGGCAGTAAAACTTTGTTTAGATAGAATTGCATCTTACAAGTTTTACGGTGACCAGAATCCAAATTGCTCTTTGCTAGATGTGGAATGGtgtctgtgtgtttgtttggGGGTGATATGCTTCTTTAGAACTGACGATTTTGCGAAAAACAACTAGATTATGCTAAGATGAGGATCTCGTTGGGAGCCGAGTGGTCTGCGCCAGTTGCGTCTTGAATAGTGTCTGTTCTCCAGGTGTTATGATTCTGTCTCTTGATGGCGCGTTTCAGATTTCACAGAACTATGGATTCTGCAGGGAAGTTCCAACCTATTCCAACCGATGCTGAATTTCCTGATAATGGACTGTTTAAACGGCCATGCCTGCTTGATCTTGTTGAGAAAtgaggtaaaaaaaagaaagagatttcctaaagttgaaaaaaaaggagaaacattaggatttgtatttttattttgtgGCCAAGAAATACGAACCCAGCATAtcgtttgtatttttttgaGAGACATTTTAAAATGTGATGTGATTTAGGAAAACCAAATTATAAAATTTGGGCTGAAATCCGGCCCAAACCGAAAAATAAAGGCCATCGGACGGTTTCTCCAGCGCCGGGCATTGGGGCAATCTCGGCGTCCGGCTCAGCGGCCTCGCCCTCTCCCACCGCAGCATCCCTTGTTCCCACCGACGCAAAACCCTCGCGGACCTGAGAAACCCTAGAAAAGCGATGGCCCCCGGTGGCGAGGCCAAGGCGAAcccaggcggaggcggcggaggtggtgggagGAAGCGCAAGTTCCTCCCCCACGGGAAGCCGGTGCGGAAGGGGGC containing:
- the LOC101773338 gene encoding probable prefoldin subunit 2; its protein translation is MASKAGGDGKEAINEQVIANTYANMRTEMNQLYTKITELEMEVSEHSLVIGAIEPLDPLRRCYRMIGGVLVERTIKEVLPAVNRNKEGLEEVIARMHEALERKKKEITEFELKYKIRIRKADNDAEEGGKKEGTAQGVLVGPAGQ